One genomic segment of Stenotrophomonas sp. 704A1 includes these proteins:
- a CDS encoding UvrD-helicase domain-containing protein produces the protein MALVICAQRQSILDENGAILVTGGPGSGKTTIALAKARLVIERGLSLGQSVLFLSFSRAAVARVAEASKTQLPAALQGKLSIQTFHSFFWRILQAYGYLLGAPKSLRLLMPHDEAAMRHEFENNGGDWNVERQRLFRETGRVAFDLFAPKAHELLSRSARLRELFSSCYPLIVVDEAQDTAEDQWQCVRLLSAGTQMMCLADLDQQIYDFRPGVSSDRVTHIMAALQPLRVDLAGENHRSPNSEIVAFANDVLLNTPRGAAYQGVSRINYRANREYRDRAIRQAIGIAIQRAKEAAQGDIESLAVLATWGRGVNVVSRALTGNGANLIPHRVMIDEASVLLSSRMVAFMLEPRRPAAEELLDLADGLDLAATVFRARGGNTNLATAQRLAASAVQSRGGTSPRANGVASKLLDALRTLRIHEFSGDPKRDWLDARSILRNAGANPLQVIAEDAEQLVAFQRGRRISAALTELWQTQGAYRNARGALDTAIAEDQLLSGGNDLRGIHVMTIHKSKGKEFDAAIIFDDPNSSPLLFTQEAAPHPRCRKLARVGITRAKHHVLMLCDMFTPTALLQGHQL, from the coding sequence ATGGCCCTGGTCATCTGTGCGCAGCGACAGAGCATTCTCGACGAGAACGGTGCGATCCTCGTTACGGGCGGCCCAGGCAGCGGCAAGACGACCATCGCTTTGGCAAAGGCCAGACTCGTTATCGAACGGGGCCTTTCACTTGGTCAGTCTGTTCTTTTTCTCAGCTTCTCGCGTGCTGCTGTGGCGCGCGTCGCCGAAGCGAGTAAGACGCAGTTGCCTGCCGCTCTGCAAGGAAAGCTCTCAATCCAGACGTTCCACTCGTTCTTCTGGCGCATCTTGCAGGCATACGGATACTTGCTGGGCGCGCCAAAGTCGTTGCGTCTACTAATGCCTCATGATGAGGCGGCGATGCGCCACGAGTTCGAGAACAATGGTGGCGATTGGAATGTCGAGCGCCAACGATTGTTTCGGGAAACAGGGAGGGTCGCATTCGACCTGTTCGCTCCGAAGGCTCACGAACTACTGTCTCGAAGCGCACGCCTGCGCGAGCTGTTCTCGTCGTGCTATCCGTTGATCGTTGTGGATGAGGCGCAAGACACAGCAGAAGATCAGTGGCAGTGTGTTCGACTGCTATCCGCTGGCACGCAAATGATGTGCCTCGCCGACTTGGACCAGCAGATTTACGACTTCCGGCCGGGCGTCAGCTCAGACCGAGTAACGCACATCATGGCCGCCTTGCAACCGCTACGCGTGGATCTGGCAGGCGAGAATCACCGGAGTCCTAATTCAGAAATCGTCGCCTTCGCCAACGACGTGCTACTGAACACACCGAGAGGCGCGGCTTACCAGGGTGTATCACGCATAAACTATCGCGCCAACCGAGAGTACCGTGATCGCGCGATCCGCCAAGCAATCGGAATCGCCATTCAGCGCGCAAAGGAGGCCGCCCAGGGCGACATCGAGAGCTTGGCCGTACTGGCAACATGGGGGCGCGGTGTCAACGTCGTTTCCCGTGCTCTGACTGGTAATGGCGCGAACTTGATCCCGCATCGAGTGATGATTGATGAAGCATCGGTGCTGCTTTCGAGTCGCATGGTCGCGTTTATGCTGGAGCCGCGCAGGCCGGCAGCGGAGGAACTGCTGGACTTGGCAGACGGCCTTGACCTTGCGGCGACGGTCTTCCGGGCACGCGGCGGAAATACCAACCTTGCCACCGCGCAGCGGTTGGCAGCAAGCGCCGTACAAAGCCGCGGTGGCACTTCCCCGCGCGCTAACGGAGTGGCATCCAAGCTCTTGGATGCGCTACGTACATTGCGCATACACGAGTTCTCGGGAGACCCGAAACGGGATTGGTTGGATGCGCGCAGCATTCTTCGTAACGCAGGCGCCAACCCGCTTCAAGTCATAGCAGAGGATGCCGAGCAGCTCGTCGCCTTCCAGCGTGGCCGCCGTATCTCAGCAGCACTGACCGAACTTTGGCAAACGCAGGGAGCGTATCGAAATGCGCGCGGTGCGCTTGATACGGCCATCGCGGAAGACCAGCTCTTGTCAGGCGGCAACGACCTGAGAGGTATCCACGTCATGACCATTCACAAGTCGAAGGGCAAGGAGTTCGACGCAGCAATCATTTTCGACGATCCGAACAGCAGCCCTCTGCTTTTCACTCAAGAGGCTGCGCCTCACCCTCGTTGCCGCAAACTGGCGCGGGTTGGCATCACCCGCGCCAAGCATCATGTGCTGATGCTTTGCGATATGTTCACTCCAACCGCCTTGCTGCAAGGGCATCAACTCTAG
- a CDS encoding ATP-dependent nuclease: MRVSRLGIENFRGIKKAELHFSGHTLLIGGNNVGKSTICEALDLVLGPDRLNRTPPVEEFDFRNAGYLNEDGETPVPLRIEVVLVDLTDDIKKLCAANLEFWHKADKRVLGEGEIGNADDPNVELCLRLITAAQYDIEEDQFFAKTIYGRSDDDDDADPRSIPTKVKRAIGFLYLRTIRTGSRALSLERGTLLDNILRMKEARKGMWESIRKRLATLDPPIDADATELGPILDEIEARLAEYIAPGSEGRSTRLFVSQLTREHLRKTIAFFLTMGRGEEAVPFQQTGSGTLNTLLLALLTFIAELKKDNVIFAMEEPEIALPPHTQRRIANYLLEKTSQCFVTSHSPYVIERFEPDGILKLNRDQHGTLSGTAIKLPAGMKAKNYRQNFRRAIAEAMLGQGVIVGEGITEQDALLVVAQKMEDSDPALFPLDVAGLSVINADGDGNLEKLGAFFKEIGTPAFAFFDRKKRTDAEIATLQGSYVVAKEIQQKGAEVLMAEETPLDRQWQYLEALRTEDADGRFGIPAARPADDELRKLTTSTLKGLKGEGGAAKLLQLCAVAELPKTITDFLADIYQRYPKPKRKEAPAAQVDAGAEAAGDNAAAADDPEEL; encoded by the coding sequence ATGCGCGTCTCACGGTTGGGGATAGAGAACTTCCGCGGCATCAAGAAAGCCGAACTTCACTTCTCAGGGCATACGCTCCTGATCGGGGGCAACAACGTCGGCAAGAGCACGATCTGCGAAGCACTCGATCTTGTGCTTGGGCCGGATCGCCTGAATCGAACACCCCCCGTTGAGGAGTTCGATTTCCGTAATGCAGGCTATCTGAACGAAGACGGCGAAACACCCGTTCCTCTCCGCATCGAAGTCGTCCTCGTTGATCTCACCGACGACATCAAGAAGCTCTGCGCCGCCAATCTGGAGTTCTGGCACAAGGCCGACAAGCGGGTTCTCGGCGAAGGTGAGATTGGTAACGCCGACGACCCCAACGTGGAACTCTGCCTTCGCCTGATTACCGCTGCTCAATACGACATCGAAGAGGACCAGTTCTTCGCCAAAACGATCTATGGCCGAAGCGACGACGATGACGACGCCGATCCCAGGTCAATTCCCACTAAGGTCAAACGAGCGATAGGCTTTCTTTACCTGCGCACCATCCGCACCGGCTCGCGTGCATTGAGCTTGGAGCGCGGCACGCTGCTCGACAACATCCTGCGCATGAAAGAAGCCCGCAAGGGGATGTGGGAGAGCATTCGCAAGCGTCTGGCTACTCTTGATCCTCCGATAGACGCTGACGCTACCGAGCTGGGGCCGATCCTCGATGAAATCGAGGCAAGGCTGGCGGAATACATCGCGCCCGGCAGCGAGGGGCGTTCGACCCGTCTGTTCGTCTCCCAGCTCACGCGTGAGCACCTGCGGAAGACCATCGCTTTCTTCTTGACGATGGGGCGTGGAGAGGAAGCCGTCCCGTTCCAACAGACCGGCAGCGGAACATTGAACACGCTCCTGCTGGCGCTGCTGACCTTTATCGCCGAACTTAAGAAAGACAACGTCATCTTTGCGATGGAAGAACCCGAGATCGCCCTTCCGCCCCATACACAGCGGCGGATTGCGAACTACCTACTCGAAAAAACTTCGCAGTGCTTCGTTACATCGCACTCGCCATACGTCATCGAGCGTTTCGAGCCTGACGGGATACTGAAGCTCAACCGCGACCAACACGGCACCTTGAGCGGCACGGCGATCAAGCTGCCGGCTGGCATGAAGGCCAAGAACTACCGACAAAACTTTCGCCGAGCCATCGCCGAAGCCATGCTCGGGCAAGGCGTGATCGTCGGTGAAGGCATCACCGAACAGGATGCCTTGTTGGTGGTCGCGCAGAAGATGGAAGACAGTGATCCGGCCCTGTTCCCCTTGGACGTGGCCGGCCTGTCTGTCATCAATGCCGATGGTGACGGGAACCTGGAAAAGTTGGGGGCCTTCTTCAAGGAAATCGGGACTCCAGCCTTTGCCTTCTTCGACCGCAAAAAGCGCACGGATGCGGAAATCGCCACCTTGCAAGGTAGCTACGTGGTAGCCAAAGAAATCCAGCAAAAAGGTGCCGAAGTGCTGATGGCTGAGGAAACCCCCTTGGATCGGCAATGGCAGTATTTGGAGGCCCTACGCACCGAGGATGCCGACGGCCGGTTTGGGATTCCGGCGGCCCGCCCCGCTGACGACGAATTACGCAAGCTGACCACTTCCACATTGAAGGGCCTGAAAGGCGAAGGTGGTGCGGCAAAGCTGCTGCAACTGTGTGCCGTGGCCGAGTTGCCCAAGACCATTACCGACTTCCTCGCCGACATCTACCAACGCTATCCAAAGCCGAAGCGCAAGGAAGCACCTGCCGCGCAGGTCGATGCCGGAGCAGAAGCTGCAGGTGACAACGCGGCCGCGGCCGATGACCCCGAGGAACTGTAA
- a CDS encoding FMN-binding glutamate synthase family protein, protein MHRYIVYLLAILLFPLCLWLATIWPAWYWGVGLTAAMVALGTWDLLQKRSTLRRNYPVMAHFRYGLESIGPEIRQYFVQSDLEDVPFSRQQRALIYQRAKNQMDTVPFGTLRSTYAVDYEWINHSLAPTTIARHDFRVLIGASCAKPYSASVFNISAMSFGSLSANAIRALNEGARRGGFYHDTGEGSISPYHREMGGDLVWEIGSGYFGCRDDKGGFSEERFIANATHDQVKMIEIKLSQGAKPGHGGVLPAPKVTAEISVTRGVPMGVDCVSPSRHSAFSTPVELLQFVARLRELSGGKPVGFKLAIGHPWEWFGIAKAMHETGLLPDFIVVDGAEGGTGAAPAEFVDHVGVPMHEALLLVHNTLVGLDLRERIRIGAAGKVTSAFDIARTIALGADWCNAGRGFMFALGCIQSLSCHTDKCPTGVATQDPARWKHLDAPDKATRVHSYHEHTLHALKELLCAAGLNDPAELGPEHILRRVSPVEIRSLASLYRYLEPGELLHKVPDHAVFHSFWAEARSDSFQPPPRIQALRASKSR, encoded by the coding sequence ATGCACCGGTATATCGTCTACCTGCTCGCCATCCTGCTGTTTCCCCTGTGCCTGTGGCTGGCCACGATCTGGCCGGCTTGGTACTGGGGCGTTGGCCTGACCGCCGCGATGGTGGCACTGGGGACCTGGGACCTGCTGCAGAAGCGCAGCACCCTGCGGCGGAACTATCCGGTGATGGCGCATTTCCGCTATGGCCTGGAATCGATCGGCCCGGAGATCCGCCAGTATTTCGTGCAGAGCGACCTGGAAGATGTGCCGTTCTCGCGGCAGCAGCGCGCGCTGATCTACCAGCGCGCCAAGAACCAGATGGATACCGTGCCGTTCGGTACCCTGCGCAGCACCTACGCGGTGGACTACGAGTGGATCAATCATTCGCTGGCACCGACCACCATCGCCAGGCACGACTTCCGCGTGCTGATCGGCGCCAGCTGTGCGAAACCCTATTCGGCCAGCGTGTTCAACATCTCCGCGATGAGCTTCGGCTCGCTGTCGGCCAATGCGATCCGCGCACTGAATGAAGGTGCGCGCCGTGGTGGCTTCTACCACGATACCGGGGAGGGTTCGATCTCGCCCTACCACCGCGAGATGGGCGGTGACCTGGTGTGGGAGATCGGTTCGGGGTACTTCGGCTGCCGCGATGACAAGGGCGGCTTCAGCGAGGAACGCTTCATCGCCAATGCCACGCATGACCAGGTCAAGATGATCGAGATCAAGCTGTCGCAGGGCGCCAAGCCGGGCCACGGCGGCGTGCTGCCGGCACCGAAGGTGACCGCCGAGATCTCGGTGACCCGTGGCGTGCCGATGGGGGTGGACTGCGTGTCACCGTCGCGCCATTCGGCGTTCTCCACCCCGGTCGAGCTGCTGCAGTTCGTTGCCCGCCTGCGCGAGCTGTCAGGCGGCAAGCCGGTCGGCTTCAAGCTGGCCATCGGCCATCCCTGGGAATGGTTCGGCATCGCCAAGGCCATGCACGAGACCGGGCTGCTGCCGGACTTCATCGTGGTCGATGGTGCCGAGGGCGGCACCGGCGCGGCACCGGCCGAGTTCGTCGACCACGTGGGCGTGCCGATGCACGAAGCGCTGCTGCTGGTACACAACACCCTGGTCGGGCTGGACCTGCGCGAACGCATCCGTATCGGTGCGGCGGGCAAGGTCACCAGCGCTTTCGATATTGCCCGCACCATCGCGCTGGGCGCGGACTGGTGCAATGCAGGACGTGGTTTCATGTTCGCGCTGGGCTGCATCCAGTCGCTGAGCTGCCATACCGACAAATGTCCGACCGGCGTCGCCACCCAGGATCCGGCGCGCTGGAAGCACCTGGATGCACCGGACAAGGCCACGCGTGTGCACAGCTACCATGAGCACACGCTGCATGCGCTGAAGGAGCTGCTGTGTGCGGCAGGCCTGAACGACCCCGCCGAACTGGGTCCGGAACACATCCTGCGGCGGGTGTCGCCGGTGGAGATCCGCTCGCTGGCCTCGCTGTACCGCTACCTGGAGCCGGGCGAACTGCTGCACAAGGTGCCTGACCACGCGGTGTTCCATTCGTTCTGGGCCGAAGCGCGCAGCGATTCGTTCCAGCCGCCGCCGCGCATCCAGGCCCTGCGCGCCAGCAAGTCGCGGTAA
- a CDS encoding nucleotide sugar dehydrogenase, with protein sequence MSAPIGAAQAPAPAIIGLGYVGLPLAVAFGRQMPTLGYDIDAARIAELASGQDHTLEMAADELAGASLLRYSSDPAQLDACNVYIVTVPTPIDAYEQPDLEPLRSATRLIASHLRAGDLVIYESTVYPGTTEEVCVPLLEQGSGLRFNVDFHCGYSPERVSPGDRGRRLADIRKITSGSSVEAAAVVDRLYQRIITAGTFPAPSMRVAEAAKVVENIQRDVNIALVNELALIFDRLGIDTQDVLDAAGSKWNFLPFRPGLVGGHCIGVDPYYLLHKSESVGYHPDLIHTARQVNNRVGEHVAARVLAMLAERGRTPAQSRILVLGVTFKEDCPDLRNSRALELAQRLAASGAQVQVSDPWVGPAALAGEGVHWLAEPAAGCYDAVVLAVAHHSFKAMDEARIRNLLAPGGLVYDVKSAWPRSVVDDRL encoded by the coding sequence TTGAGCGCGCCGATCGGTGCGGCCCAGGCTCCGGCCCCGGCCATCATCGGCCTGGGCTATGTCGGCCTGCCGCTGGCCGTGGCGTTCGGCCGGCAGATGCCGACGCTGGGGTATGACATCGACGCCGCACGCATCGCAGAACTGGCGTCGGGCCAGGATCACACCCTGGAGATGGCGGCGGACGAACTGGCTGGCGCGTCACTGCTGCGCTACAGCAGCGACCCGGCGCAACTTGATGCCTGCAATGTCTACATCGTCACCGTGCCGACGCCGATCGATGCCTATGAGCAACCCGATCTGGAGCCGCTGCGCTCGGCCACACGGCTGATCGCCAGCCACCTGCGTGCGGGCGACCTGGTGATCTACGAATCCACGGTCTACCCGGGGACCACCGAGGAAGTCTGCGTGCCGCTGCTGGAGCAGGGGTCCGGGCTGCGCTTCAACGTGGATTTCCACTGCGGCTACAGCCCCGAACGGGTCAGCCCCGGCGATCGTGGCCGGCGCCTGGCCGATATCCGCAAGATCACCTCCGGCTCCAGCGTGGAGGCGGCTGCGGTGGTCGATCGGCTGTACCAGCGCATCATCACCGCCGGTACGTTCCCGGCACCTTCCATGCGCGTGGCCGAAGCGGCCAAGGTGGTGGAGAACATCCAGCGCGACGTCAACATCGCGCTGGTCAACGAACTCGCGCTGATCTTCGATCGCCTGGGTATCGACACCCAGGACGTGCTGGACGCGGCGGGCAGCAAGTGGAATTTCCTGCCGTTCCGCCCGGGCCTGGTGGGCGGGCACTGCATCGGCGTGGACCCGTACTACCTGCTGCACAAATCGGAGAGCGTGGGGTACCACCCCGACCTCATCCACACCGCGCGCCAGGTCAACAACCGCGTGGGCGAACATGTGGCGGCGCGGGTGCTGGCGATGCTGGCCGAGCGTGGCCGCACCCCGGCACAGTCCCGCATCCTGGTGCTGGGCGTGACCTTCAAGGAGGACTGCCCGGACCTGCGCAACAGCCGCGCGCTGGAGCTGGCGCAGCGGCTGGCCGCCAGCGGCGCGCAGGTGCAGGTGAGCGACCCCTGGGTCGGCCCCGCGGCGCTGGCTGGCGAAGGCGTGCACTGGCTGGCCGAACCTGCCGCCGGCTGCTACGACGCGGTGGTGCTGGCCGTGGCCCACCACAGTTTCAAGGCGATGGACGAAGCGCGCATCCGCAACCTGCTGGCGCCGGGCGGCCTGGTCTACGACGTGAAATCGGCCTGGCCGCGCAGCGTGGTTGACGACCGGCTGTAG
- a CDS encoding DUF2274 domain-containing protein — MSTTKKLRLGPLPKTENVKLTFACPASLKADLDRYAALHAQTYGEPVDTMTLIPHMLEAFMAGDRGFRRKRSG; from the coding sequence ATGAGCACGACCAAGAAGCTGCGGCTCGGGCCGCTGCCCAAGACCGAGAACGTCAAGCTGACGTTCGCTTGCCCGGCCAGCCTGAAAGCCGACCTCGACCGCTACGCCGCGCTGCACGCGCAGACGTATGGCGAGCCGGTCGACACCATGACGCTGATCCCGCATATGCTGGAGGCGTTCATGGCGGGGGACCGGGGGTTTCGCAGGAAGCGATCAGGGTAA
- a CDS encoding BLUF domain-containing protein, with translation MPLHAYAYVSTAMEGLDLSALDALLADATAFNRMAGVTGVLMFDGSRFLQYIEGPRDGLASVQARIVNARRHGSITPLAAGPIESRRFPRWTMANRQVEPGVLASIAAAHWQGFNLETACPGEGFSLLLRAWTGDHGELEPAAVSLGS, from the coding sequence ATGCCGTTGCACGCATACGCCTACGTCAGCACGGCCATGGAGGGATTGGACCTGTCCGCCCTCGATGCCCTGCTGGCCGATGCAACCGCGTTCAACCGCATGGCGGGCGTGACCGGCGTGCTGATGTTCGATGGCAGCCGGTTCCTGCAGTACATCGAAGGGCCGCGCGACGGCCTGGCATCGGTGCAGGCGCGCATTGTCAACGCGCGCCGCCATGGCAGCATCACCCCGCTCGCGGCCGGCCCGATCGAAAGCCGCCGGTTCCCGCGCTGGACGATGGCCAACCGGCAGGTGGAGCCGGGGGTGCTGGCCAGCATCGCGGCGGCCCACTGGCAGGGGTTCAATCTTGAAACGGCGTGCCCGGGCGAAGGTTTTTCCCTGCTGCTGCGCGCCTGGACCGGCGATCATGGTGAACTGGAACCGGCTGCGGTCAGCCTGGGCTCCTGA
- a CDS encoding GNAT family N-acetyltransferase codes for MQFRTGTEHDVAMLWALRTRCVRELCSSHYPPQVIAPWSASPPPVQYARLLGQGGCVVAEDAHGRLLGFGVFDAAGNEVDALFVDPDHGGQGVGQALMQRLLQMADPQRDVVLSASLNAVPFYQRQGFIAEREEAYPHPSGVALASVSMRRPR; via the coding sequence ATGCAGTTCAGGACCGGCACCGAGCACGATGTCGCCATGCTGTGGGCCCTGCGCACGCGCTGCGTCCGCGAGCTGTGCAGCAGCCACTATCCGCCGCAGGTGATCGCGCCGTGGTCGGCCTCGCCACCGCCGGTGCAGTACGCGCGGCTGCTGGGGCAGGGCGGCTGCGTGGTGGCCGAGGACGCCCACGGCAGGCTGCTGGGGTTCGGCGTGTTCGACGCCGCCGGCAACGAAGTCGATGCCTTGTTCGTGGACCCCGACCATGGCGGGCAGGGCGTAGGCCAGGCGTTGATGCAGCGGCTGCTGCAGATGGCCGACCCGCAGCGGGACGTGGTGCTGTCGGCGTCGCTCAACGCGGTGCCGTTCTACCAGCGGCAGGGCTTCATTGCCGAGCGTGAGGAAGCCTATCCGCATCCCAGCGGGGTGGCGCTGGCGTCGGTGAGCATGCGCAGGCCGCGGTGA
- a CDS encoding TraB/GumN family protein — MHGRRSRWVGRCIALALLPAWPVVAAPPPAPATPVVDMATVQVTGEQPGPGLWTVTGPQGHVLWILGTVSPIPSGVQWRSDEVERTIAGADHVLGDPGFSLDAKIGVFKGLTLLPLALKTARDPQGRTLDQILPAATHARWLGLKQTYLGNNRGVEKDRPLVASGRLFQAFLKRNGLRDSRQVKDALGRAYKARGLTPEDVQVKLKVDDIRGTLKELQTTEVDDRACFERTLDTVEFQAPVLRERANAWALGDIAALRRLSTSPMAQTCRELLQASDFARRRGWSDMPLQVRARWLQGVDAALARHAGTFATVPVSLLLGEGYLDALAQRGYRIEAPPE, encoded by the coding sequence ATGCACGGACGTCGCAGTCGATGGGTCGGGCGTTGCATCGCGCTGGCGCTGTTGCCGGCATGGCCGGTGGTCGCCGCGCCGCCGCCTGCCCCGGCCACGCCGGTGGTGGACATGGCCACCGTGCAGGTCACCGGCGAACAGCCTGGACCGGGCCTGTGGACAGTGACCGGTCCGCAGGGCCACGTGCTGTGGATCCTGGGCACGGTCTCGCCGATCCCCAGTGGCGTGCAATGGCGTTCGGACGAGGTCGAAAGAACGATTGCCGGTGCCGACCACGTGCTGGGCGATCCGGGGTTCTCCCTCGATGCGAAGATCGGCGTGTTCAAGGGCCTGACCCTGCTGCCGCTGGCATTGAAGACCGCACGCGATCCGCAGGGGCGCACGCTGGACCAGATCCTGCCCGCGGCCACCCACGCGCGCTGGCTGGGGCTGAAGCAGACCTACCTGGGCAACAATCGCGGCGTGGAGAAGGATCGGCCGCTGGTCGCGTCCGGCAGGCTCTTCCAGGCCTTCCTGAAGCGCAACGGTCTGCGCGACAGCCGGCAGGTGAAGGACGCGCTCGGGCGTGCCTACAAGGCGCGTGGCCTGACCCCGGAGGACGTGCAGGTGAAGCTGAAGGTCGATGACATCCGTGGCACGTTGAAGGAACTGCAGACCACCGAAGTCGATGACCGCGCCTGTTTCGAGCGCACACTGGATACCGTCGAGTTCCAGGCGCCGGTGCTGCGCGAACGCGCCAACGCGTGGGCGCTGGGAGATATCGCCGCGCTGCGCCGCCTGTCCACCTCGCCGATGGCACAGACCTGCCGGGAGCTGCTGCAGGCATCCGACTTCGCGCGTCGGCGCGGCTGGAGCGACATGCCGTTGCAGGTCCGCGCGCGCTGGCTGCAGGGGGTCGACGCGGCACTGGCACGTCACGCCGGGACCTTCGCGACCGTACCGGTGAGCCTGCTGCTCGGTGAAGGCTACCTGGATGCGTTGGCGCAGCGTGGCTACCGGATCGAGGCGCCACCGGAATAA
- a CDS encoding TrbI/VirB10 family protein produces MSQDDTPDLATPQAGKVAPEAVALRAQPRPVTRLNRRTLAILVGGLSVAVLGATIWSLQPQRRGANEQTELYNVDRVSKSEGLDGLPSDYSKMPPKVPELGPPLPGDLGPAIVNSQRPVTPTYVPPGHDPEDALRKEADAAAASSVFFRSGGQGQAAATVAQAAPGAPGGASTLAAFDPLTAGPASTAAQPADPTAVQNRQDQKEAFLKAGSTETRNSGNLALPASPYQVMAGTVIAGALVTGIKSDLPGDVIATVTEPVYDTATGKFLLIPQGSRILGRYNSQVSYGQSRVQVVWNRVILPDTSSLTLDNLVGTDPAGYAGLEDDVDWHWNRIVAGAVLTTLLGVGAELAAPENRQDGNRIVISGRDSAQDSINQVGQEITRRNMNIQPTLTTRPGLPVRIIVNRDLVLRPYQPLFFNRGASQ; encoded by the coding sequence ATGAGCCAGGACGACACCCCTGACCTCGCCACGCCGCAGGCGGGCAAGGTCGCGCCCGAGGCGGTGGCGCTGCGCGCCCAGCCGCGCCCGGTCACGCGCCTGAATCGGCGCACGCTGGCCATCCTCGTCGGCGGCCTGTCGGTCGCCGTACTCGGGGCCACGATCTGGTCGCTGCAACCGCAGCGGCGCGGTGCCAATGAGCAGACCGAGCTTTACAACGTCGATCGCGTGTCGAAGTCCGAAGGGCTGGATGGCCTGCCTTCGGACTACTCGAAGATGCCGCCGAAGGTGCCCGAGCTGGGGCCGCCGCTGCCGGGTGATCTCGGCCCAGCCATCGTGAACTCGCAGCGGCCGGTGACGCCGACGTATGTACCGCCGGGCCATGACCCCGAGGATGCCTTGCGCAAGGAGGCCGACGCGGCGGCGGCCTCGTCGGTGTTCTTCCGCTCGGGCGGTCAAGGCCAGGCAGCCGCCACGGTGGCGCAGGCGGCGCCGGGTGCGCCTGGTGGTGCAAGCACGCTGGCGGCCTTCGATCCGCTCACCGCTGGGCCAGCCTCGACGGCGGCTCAGCCTGCCGACCCGACCGCCGTGCAGAACCGGCAAGACCAGAAAGAGGCGTTTCTGAAAGCCGGTTCTACGGAAACCCGCAATTCCGGCAATCTGGCGCTGCCGGCGTCGCCCTATCAGGTGATGGCTGGGACGGTGATCGCGGGCGCGCTGGTGACAGGCATCAAGTCCGATCTTCCGGGCGACGTGATCGCCACGGTGACGGAGCCGGTCTATGACACGGCCACCGGCAAGTTCCTGCTGATCCCGCAGGGATCGCGCATCCTCGGACGCTACAACAGCCAGGTCAGCTACGGGCAGAGCCGCGTGCAGGTGGTGTGGAACCGGGTCATCCTGCCTGACACGTCCTCGCTGACGCTCGACAATCTTGTCGGCACCGACCCGGCCGGCTACGCCGGCCTGGAAGACGACGTGGACTGGCATTGGAATCGCATCGTCGCGGGCGCTGTGCTGACGACGCTGCTGGGCGTCGGCGCCGAGCTGGCTGCGCCGGAGAACCGCCAGGACGGCAACCGCATCGTCATCTCCGGGCGCGACAGCGCACAGGACAGCATCAATCAGGTCGGACAGGAGATCACCCGGCGCAACATGAACATCCAACCGACGCTGACCACGCGGCCGGGCCTGCCGGTGCGGATCATCGTCAATCGGGATCTGGTGCTGCGGCCTTACCAACCGCTGTTCTTCAATCGGGGAGCTTCGCAATGA